The following proteins are co-located in the Alkalidesulfovibrio alkalitolerans DSM 16529 genome:
- a CDS encoding hybrid sensor histidine kinase/response regulator, whose translation MNMIFPHDEDAPGREPGAQTQALLLAELSALHELSGLAFTESEEQLAAEAVEKVTRLFGARCFGMISGSGRARRLTAAWGVATLDQAQARLDGVVDESRLLRLVFNEGGEDEVVVFFEQARPMDDRDRRLYKVFARRLADKMAAFRLQAENRRAMEALRESEKMLRESQEAARIGSYVVDFADSSFGGSAVFNDLLGIPRKERHSLDVWPSLIHPQWRDEVVRLHGLGQHEGGRFDKEYKIIRMNDGQERWVHDVGTFQSDGRGQAVRKIGTIRDITSRKLGEQALVEAKKAAETANKAKSEFLANMSHELRTPLSGILGMMELLEMTPLDVNQRQYVQMALRSSDRLAQLLNDLLDLSRIEAGKIHILQGEFCTSDVCVSVLELFSSTAREKGVALECVIDPAMPQKLVGDEIRLRQVLFNLVGNALKFTDKGSVSMEMSVVSPRRGKSLRVLFSISDTGIGIPEERLRDLFDPFVQVDGNYAREYQGAGLGLAIVRRLVGLMGGNIFVDSVLGEGTVVHVALPFDIPAQAPLEPESQERRPAPASGLRILLAEDDVTNQVSLQLLLEKSGHNVTLAENGRRALELFAERDFDCILMDVQMPTMSGVEATKAIRESTLPEGKRSIPIIALTAHAMADDRERFLAAGMDDYLAKPVRVESLMEALERAVAAKTK comes from the coding sequence ATGAACATGATTTTTCCGCATGACGAAGACGCCCCTGGACGGGAGCCGGGCGCGCAGACGCAGGCCTTGCTGCTGGCCGAGCTTTCCGCGTTGCACGAGCTTTCCGGGTTGGCCTTCACCGAATCCGAGGAGCAGCTTGCCGCGGAGGCGGTCGAGAAGGTGACGCGACTTTTCGGGGCCCGCTGTTTCGGGATGATTTCCGGCAGCGGTCGTGCCCGGCGTCTGACCGCCGCCTGGGGAGTCGCCACGCTCGATCAGGCGCAAGCCAGGCTTGACGGCGTCGTGGACGAGTCCCGGCTGCTCAGGCTGGTCTTCAACGAGGGGGGCGAGGACGAGGTCGTCGTCTTCTTCGAGCAGGCCAGGCCCATGGATGACCGGGACCGCAGACTCTACAAGGTCTTCGCGCGCAGGCTGGCGGACAAGATGGCCGCGTTCAGGCTCCAGGCTGAAAACCGTCGGGCCATGGAAGCCCTGCGCGAAAGCGAGAAGATGTTGCGCGAGTCCCAGGAGGCGGCGCGGATCGGCAGCTATGTCGTCGATTTCGCGGACAGTTCCTTCGGGGGCTCGGCCGTGTTCAACGATCTGTTGGGCATTCCCCGGAAGGAGCGGCATTCTCTGGATGTCTGGCCGTCGTTGATCCACCCTCAATGGCGGGACGAGGTTGTGCGGCTGCACGGTCTGGGTCAGCATGAAGGCGGGCGCTTCGACAAGGAATACAAGATCATACGGATGAACGACGGGCAGGAGCGATGGGTGCACGACGTGGGCACGTTCCAGTCCGACGGGCGAGGACAGGCCGTGCGGAAGATCGGCACGATCCGGGACATCACCTCGCGGAAGCTGGGCGAACAGGCCCTGGTCGAGGCCAAGAAGGCGGCCGAGACCGCCAACAAGGCCAAGTCGGAGTTCCTGGCCAACATGAGCCACGAACTGCGCACCCCGTTGAGCGGCATTCTGGGCATGATGGAGCTTTTGGAGATGACGCCGCTGGACGTCAACCAACGGCAGTACGTGCAGATGGCGCTGCGCTCCTCGGACCGTCTCGCCCAGCTTTTGAACGACCTTTTGGACCTCTCGCGCATCGAGGCCGGAAAGATCCATATCCTTCAGGGAGAGTTCTGCACCTCGGACGTTTGCGTTTCGGTCCTCGAACTTTTCTCCTCCACGGCGAGGGAAAAAGGCGTCGCGCTGGAGTGCGTCATCGATCCCGCCATGCCGCAAAAGCTCGTGGGCGACGAAATTCGGCTGCGACAGGTGCTGTTCAACCTTGTGGGCAACGCCTTGAAGTTTACGGATAAGGGCTCGGTCAGCATGGAAATGTCGGTGGTTTCGCCTCGGCGGGGCAAGAGCCTCCGGGTGCTCTTCTCCATATCCGACACCGGCATCGGCATCCCCGAGGAGAGGCTGCGGGACCTGTTCGATCCCTTCGTCCAGGTGGACGGCAACTACGCCAGGGAATACCAGGGCGCGGGGCTTGGGCTGGCCATCGTGCGCAGGCTCGTGGGGCTGATGGGCGGCAACATCTTCGTGGACAGCGTGCTCGGCGAGGGAACCGTCGTGCATGTGGCCCTGCCGTTCGATATCCCCGCACAGGCGCCGCTTGAACCGGAGTCCCAGGAACGGCGTCCGGCTCCGGCGTCGGGCCTTCGCATCCTGCTGGCCGAGGACGACGTGACCAACCAAGTCTCGCTGCAATTGCTTCTGGAGAAGAGCGGGCACAACGTGACCCTGGCCGAAAACGGTCGCCGGGCGCTCGAACTGTTCGCGGAGCGTGACTTCGATTGCATCCTGATGGACGTGCAGATGCCGACCATGAGCGGCGTGGAGGCCACAAAAGCCATCCGGGAGTCCACGCTTCCCGAGGGGAAGAGGAGTATCCCAATCATCGCCCTGACCGCGCATGCCATGGCCGACGACCGGGAGAGGTTTTTGGCCGCGGGCATGGACGACTACCTGGCCAAGCCGGTCAGGGTGGAAAGCCTGATGGAGGCCTTGGAGCGGGCGGTCGCGGCCAAGACGAAGTGA
- a CDS encoding FIST signal transduction protein produces MKAGASFSGHEESLAAGREAAKCAVAACGPPVLTLVFITDAYDPEQVLAGVRAVVGSSRIAGFCCGGVITAAGLHSQGVGVLALNGDFEAVTTLQNDLGRDPYGIGQKAGRAARESGLSSGTAIVMPDGFQANLPKMLRGLYSQLGPDFQYIGGGAGDNLKFFQTHQFTEQGVSRDALAVTLVHGLEVGVGIGHGWTPMGDPLAISRSEDKRVYEINGAPAFQEYARRLGLGQRDRFAYAAMEHPLGFPNISGQFVIRDPLRVNDDDSIDFITEIPSQAVGYVMECSIEGLIDTARKAARAAILPGGKPMFMLLFDCISRAMLMGDRFDEEIRALCETVGPDLPILGALTFGEIGSHDNVPLFHNKTTVVAVGST; encoded by the coding sequence ATGAAAGCGGGCGCGTCGTTCAGCGGGCACGAGGAGTCCCTTGCCGCAGGCCGTGAGGCCGCAAAATGCGCCGTGGCGGCTTGCGGCCCACCGGTCCTGACTCTCGTCTTCATCACGGACGCTTATGACCCGGAGCAGGTTCTCGCCGGGGTCCGGGCCGTCGTGGGTTCCTCGCGCATCGCGGGGTTTTGCTGCGGCGGTGTGATCACCGCCGCAGGACTTCACTCCCAGGGCGTGGGCGTTTTGGCCCTGAACGGTGATTTTGAGGCCGTGACCACCCTGCAGAACGATCTTGGCCGCGATCCCTACGGCATCGGGCAGAAAGCGGGGCGCGCGGCCCGCGAAAGCGGGCTTTCGAGCGGCACCGCAATCGTCATGCCCGACGGGTTCCAGGCCAATCTGCCGAAGATGCTGCGCGGCCTCTACAGCCAGCTCGGACCGGATTTCCAGTACATCGGCGGCGGCGCGGGCGACAACCTCAAGTTTTTCCAGACCCACCAGTTCACGGAACAAGGCGTGTCCCGCGACGCCCTGGCCGTGACTCTTGTGCACGGGCTTGAGGTCGGCGTGGGCATCGGGCACGGCTGGACCCCCATGGGAGACCCCTTGGCCATCAGTCGGTCCGAGGACAAGCGGGTGTACGAGATCAACGGAGCGCCCGCGTTTCAGGAGTATGCCCGGCGTCTGGGCTTGGGCCAAAGGGATCGGTTCGCCTACGCGGCCATGGAACATCCGCTTGGATTTCCGAACATTTCCGGTCAGTTCGTCATCCGAGACCCGCTACGGGTCAACGACGACGACAGCATCGACTTCATTACGGAGATACCCTCGCAGGCCGTGGGCTACGTGATGGAATGCAGCATAGAAGGGCTCATCGACACAGCTAGGAAGGCCGCTCGGGCCGCCATCCTTCCCGGCGGGAAGCCGATGTTCATGCTGCTTTTCGACTGTATTTCCAGAGCGATGCTCATGGGAGACAGGTTCGACGAGGAGATACGCGCCCTGTGCGAGACGGTCGGGCCTGACCTTCCCATTCTCGGCGCGCTGACCTTCGGAGAAATCGGGAGTCATGACAACGTGCCGTTGTTTCACAACAAAACGACAGTGGTGGCGGTGGGAAGCACCTGA
- the fba gene encoding class II fructose-1,6-bisphosphate aldolase: protein MPLVSPKEMFAKAYAGKYAVGAFNVNNMEIIQGIMTAGAEERSPLILQVSAGARKYAGQNYIMKLMEAALMETDLPVVLHLDHGQDLDICKQVIDGGFTSVMIDGSHHSFEENIRVTREVVEYAHERGVWVEAELGVLAGVEDEVSAEENIYTDPDQAVEFVERTGCDSLAIAIGTSHGAYKFKCEPKLDFERLEKITNLLPGYPLVLHGASSVLPEFVEMANAYGGQIAGACGVPEHLLRKAATHGVCKINIDTDIRLAMTAVIRKHFAEKPGDFDPRQYLSPARDAVRGMVRHKIRHVLGCSGAA from the coding sequence ATGCCGCTCGTTTCCCCCAAGGAGATGTTCGCCAAGGCCTACGCGGGCAAATACGCCGTGGGCGCCTTCAACGTGAACAACATGGAGATCATCCAGGGCATCATGACCGCCGGAGCCGAGGAGCGCTCGCCGCTCATCCTTCAGGTCTCCGCCGGGGCACGCAAATACGCGGGCCAGAACTACATCATGAAGCTCATGGAAGCCGCGCTCATGGAGACCGACCTGCCCGTGGTGCTGCACCTGGACCACGGCCAGGACCTCGACATCTGCAAGCAGGTCATCGACGGCGGTTTCACCTCGGTGATGATCGACGGTTCGCACCACTCCTTCGAGGAGAACATCCGCGTGACCCGCGAGGTCGTGGAATACGCGCACGAGCGCGGTGTGTGGGTGGAAGCCGAACTCGGCGTGCTCGCGGGCGTGGAAGACGAGGTCAGCGCCGAGGAGAACATCTACACCGACCCAGATCAGGCCGTGGAGTTCGTGGAACGCACGGGCTGCGACTCGCTGGCCATTGCCATCGGCACCAGCCACGGAGCCTATAAGTTCAAGTGTGAGCCCAAACTCGACTTCGAGCGGCTGGAGAAGATAACCAACCTTCTGCCCGGCTATCCTTTGGTGCTGCACGGCGCCTCCTCGGTGCTCCCCGAGTTCGTGGAGATGGCCAACGCCTACGGCGGGCAGATCGCCGGGGCCTGCGGCGTCCCCGAACACCTGCTGCGAAAGGCCGCGACCCACGGCGTGTGCAAGATCAACATCGACACCGACATCCGGCTGGCCATGACCGCCGTGATCCGCAAGCATTTCGCCGAAAAGCCCGGCGACTTCGATCCGCGCCAGTACCTCTCCCCGGCCCGCGACGCGGTACGCGGCATGGTGCGGCACAAGATCCGCCACGTCCTGGGCTGCTCGGGCGCGGCGTAG
- a CDS encoding epoxyqueuosine reductase QueH → MSAPRVLVHVCCAPCAIVPVRALMAEGFAVTALFYNPNIHPVAEYARRRDAMAAYAKTLGLPLIVKDKGYDPAAWFRRVSFREDNRCFHCLHMRLEETSFIARAGGFSHFTSTLLYSRRQKHETIAAIGRDLGGEEMKSRFLYRDFRAGWAEGIEESKRLKMYRQDYCGCLFSDLERRKELLQG, encoded by the coding sequence ATGAGCGCCCCCCGCGTCCTCGTCCACGTCTGCTGCGCGCCCTGCGCCATCGTTCCGGTCAGGGCGCTCATGGCGGAGGGCTTCGCGGTCACGGCGCTCTTCTACAACCCGAACATCCACCCGGTGGCCGAATACGCCCGCCGCCGCGACGCCATGGCCGCATACGCCAAAACGCTCGGCCTGCCCTTGATCGTCAAGGACAAGGGCTACGACCCGGCCGCGTGGTTTCGCCGCGTGTCCTTTCGCGAGGACAACCGCTGCTTCCACTGCCTGCACATGCGCCTGGAGGAGACATCCTTCATCGCGCGCGCGGGCGGTTTCTCGCACTTCACGAGCACCCTGCTCTACTCCCGCCGCCAGAAGCACGAGACGATCGCGGCCATCGGCCGCGACCTCGGCGGCGAGGAGATGAAGAGCCGCTTCCTGTATCGCGACTTCCGCGCGGGCTGGGCCGAGGGCATCGAGGAGTCCAAGCGCCTTAAGATGTACCGCCAGGACTACTGCGGCTGCCTCTTCAGCGATCTCGAACGGCGCAAGGAACTCCTGCAAGGTTAA
- a CDS encoding beta-phosphoglucomutase family hydrolase produces MHPEPRGAVFDLDGVITATATVHALAWEKMFNDFLEGYAAKNKTPFLPFDRFDDYSRYVDGKPRYAGVKSFLEARGVKLPYGDPSDSPDEETVCGLGNRKNDLFQAFLREKGPEVFPSSVAFVAELRAAGLPVAVASSSKNAGLVLELAGIADLFDAVVDGVVSAELGLEGKPDPDIFLEAAQRIGVTPPECLVVEDAVSGAQAGEAGNFGLVIGVARTGEAGLLRRFGADLVVQDLSETCLEDIRHWFREGIAKNAWHIDWHGFDPGDEKLREALTATGNGHFVTRGAAESEKASFNFYPGTYVAGLFNTMPSEVHGRTVYNNDLVNCPNWLPIEIKIGNSDFKSPLSMELLTYCHSLHMKKGMMRRTIICRDGLGRLTRIHSKRLVSMAEPHLGGIQYSLTPLNYSETVTIRSSLDGTVINDNVARYRELTRTHLEPVSGGAAQDGLELHVRTITSGHNIYMRARTRAFVGREELALARHASYEEGLASETFAVFLRESCTVVVEKIVAVHTSLHDGASADLRALAEKSLAKAPTFGRLRAPHERAWKRLWKAADVEVFHDRFAQKVLRLHIYHLLTTAGPHNVRLDVGMPARGWHGEAYRGHIFWDELYIMPFYELNLPRVARALLMYRVRRLDAARKLARELGLEGACYPWQAADNGGEETQEVHYNPDSGTWGPDLSRNQRHVSIAVFYNLWRHAAVSGDWGFVRQEAAEVMLEIARFWSTIAKKGKDGRYHIEGVMGPDEFHEKLPGAKKAGLPDNAYTNVMVVWLLERVLNMWERLPPAARRRLGQGGGCTPEEVELWRDMTRKMYVPVTKEGVISQFEGYMKLKELDWERYRKRYYSIGRMDRILKAEGDSPDNYKVAKQADTLMLWYVHGPEEVHRILTQLGYDVPPPLDLLRINYEYYEPRTSHGSTLSKVVHAVVSSSIEKDGVSWNWFQEALESDIKDTQGGTTPEGIHTGVMAGTLQIVMRHFAGLDLSGEHPRVTPHLPERWTGLSFSFTHRGLWYRLWVTQERVTVRLLTTSRRQAVVIVNDEPYAIPPEEDLVIDSPTA; encoded by the coding sequence ATGCACCCTGAACCGCGCGGTGCGGTCTTCGACCTCGACGGCGTCATCACGGCCACGGCCACGGTCCACGCCCTGGCCTGGGAAAAGATGTTCAACGACTTTCTGGAAGGCTACGCAGCCAAGAACAAGACGCCGTTCCTGCCCTTCGACCGCTTCGACGACTACTCACGTTACGTGGACGGCAAGCCGCGCTACGCCGGGGTCAAGTCGTTCCTGGAGGCGCGCGGCGTGAAGCTGCCCTACGGCGACCCTTCCGACTCGCCGGACGAGGAGACGGTCTGCGGCCTGGGGAACAGGAAGAACGATCTGTTCCAGGCCTTCCTGCGCGAGAAAGGGCCGGAGGTCTTTCCCTCCTCCGTGGCCTTCGTGGCGGAACTCAGGGCCGCCGGACTGCCTGTGGCCGTGGCCTCGTCCTCCAAGAACGCCGGGCTCGTGCTCGAGTTGGCCGGGATCGCCGATCTCTTCGACGCCGTGGTGGACGGCGTGGTTTCGGCGGAGCTGGGGCTCGAAGGCAAACCAGATCCGGACATCTTCCTCGAAGCCGCGCAACGCATCGGTGTGACGCCGCCCGAATGCCTGGTGGTGGAGGACGCGGTCTCCGGCGCGCAGGCGGGCGAGGCAGGCAACTTCGGACTCGTGATCGGCGTGGCCAGGACGGGCGAGGCCGGTCTCTTGCGCCGTTTTGGCGCGGACCTTGTGGTCCAGGACCTCTCCGAGACCTGCCTGGAGGATATCCGGCACTGGTTTCGCGAGGGCATAGCCAAAAATGCCTGGCACATCGACTGGCACGGTTTCGATCCGGGCGACGAGAAACTGCGCGAGGCGCTGACCGCCACGGGCAACGGCCATTTCGTCACCCGCGGCGCGGCCGAATCAGAGAAGGCCTCCTTCAATTTTTATCCCGGCACCTACGTGGCAGGGCTCTTCAACACCATGCCGAGCGAGGTGCACGGCCGCACGGTCTACAACAACGACCTGGTGAACTGCCCCAATTGGCTGCCCATCGAGATCAAGATCGGCAACAGCGACTTCAAGAGCCCCCTGTCCATGGAACTGCTCACCTATTGCCATTCCCTGCACATGAAGAAGGGCATGATGCGGCGGACCATCATCTGCCGCGACGGCCTGGGCAGGCTCACGCGCATCCACTCCAAGCGACTCGTCTCCATGGCCGAACCGCACTTGGGCGGCATCCAGTACAGCCTCACGCCGCTCAACTACTCCGAGACCGTGACCATCCGTTCAAGCCTCGACGGCACGGTCATCAACGACAACGTGGCCCGCTACCGGGAGCTGACGCGCACCCACCTCGAACCGGTCTCGGGCGGCGCGGCACAGGACGGGCTCGAACTTCACGTGCGCACCATCACCTCGGGCCACAACATTTACATGCGCGCCAGAACGCGGGCCTTCGTGGGGCGCGAGGAACTGGCCCTGGCCCGGCATGCGTCCTACGAGGAAGGGCTGGCCAGCGAGACCTTCGCCGTGTTTTTGCGTGAGTCGTGCACCGTGGTCGTGGAGAAGATCGTGGCCGTGCACACGAGCCTGCACGACGGCGCAAGCGCCGATCTGCGGGCGCTGGCCGAAAAGAGCCTGGCCAAGGCCCCGACATTCGGGCGTTTGCGTGCGCCGCACGAGCGGGCTTGGAAAAGGCTGTGGAAGGCGGCGGACGTGGAGGTCTTCCACGATCGCTTCGCCCAAAAGGTGCTGCGCCTGCACATCTATCACCTGCTGACCACGGCCGGGCCGCACAACGTGCGCCTTGACGTGGGCATGCCCGCGCGCGGCTGGCACGGCGAGGCCTATCGCGGCCACATCTTTTGGGACGAGCTTTACATCATGCCTTTTTACGAGCTCAATTTGCCGCGCGTGGCCCGCGCGCTGCTCATGTACCGCGTGCGCAGGCTGGACGCGGCCAGAAAACTCGCCCGCGAGTTGGGGCTCGAGGGAGCTTGCTATCCCTGGCAGGCCGCGGACAACGGCGGCGAGGAGACCCAGGAGGTGCACTACAACCCCGACTCCGGCACCTGGGGGCCGGACCTCTCGCGCAATCAGCGCCACGTCTCCATCGCGGTCTTCTACAACCTCTGGCGGCACGCGGCCGTGTCCGGCGACTGGGGCTTCGTGCGCCAGGAGGCCGCCGAGGTCATGCTCGAAATCGCCCGATTCTGGTCCACCATCGCCAAAAAGGGCAAGGACGGCCGCTATCACATCGAGGGCGTCATGGGGCCGGACGAGTTCCACGAAAAACTGCCCGGCGCGAAGAAGGCCGGTCTGCCCGACAACGCCTACACCAACGTCATGGTCGTGTGGCTGTTGGAGCGAGTGCTGAACATGTGGGAGCGGCTGCCTCCGGCGGCGCGCAGGCGTCTGGGCCAGGGCGGGGGGTGCACGCCCGAAGAGGTCGAACTGTGGCGCGACATGACGCGCAAAATGTACGTGCCCGTGACAAAAGAGGGCGTGATCAGCCAGTTCGAAGGCTACATGAAGCTCAAGGAACTGGACTGGGAGCGCTACCGCAAGCGCTACTACAGTATCGGTCGCATGGACCGTATCCTCAAGGCCGAGGGCGACTCGCCTGACAACTACAAGGTGGCCAAACAGGCCGACACCTTGATGCTGTGGTACGTGCACGGACCCGAGGAAGTGCACCGCATCCTGACGCAGCTTGGCTACGACGTGCCGCCGCCCCTCGATCTTTTGCGCATCAACTACGAGTATTACGAGCCACGCACGAGCCACGGCTCCACGCTCTCCAAGGTGGTGCACGCCGTGGTCTCGTCGTCCATCGAAAAGGATGGGGTCTCGTGGAACTGGTTCCAGGAAGCCCTGGAGTCGGACATCAAGGACACCCAGGGCGGAACCACGCCCGAGGGTATCCACACCGGCGTCATGGCCGGAACGCTGCAGATCGTGATGCGCCATTTCGCCGGGCTCGACCTTTCGGGCGAGCACCCGAGGGTCACGCCGCACCTGCCCGAGCGCTGGACCGGGTTGTCGTTCAGCTTCACGCACCGGGGGCTTTGGTACAGGCTTTGGGTCACGCAGGAGCGCGTGACCGTGCGCCTGCTCACGACCTCCAGGCGGCAGGCCGTGGTGATCGTCAACGACGAGCCCTACGCCATTCCGCCGGAGGAGGATTTGGTAATCGATTCGCCGACCGCGTAA
- the gap gene encoding type I glyceraldehyde-3-phosphate dehydrogenase, with amino-acid sequence MSIKIGFNGWGRISRYLARLMAADGFALDLSVVNARAGNADLAHLFKYDSVHGRFAGEAGAHDDGIVINGKKITVTRNAPGEWSWEKLGVDLVIETTGTLKDRDANARHLASGAKKVIMSAPCKGADATIVMGVNESVYDPAKHIVLSAASCTTNCLAPAAKVIDDNFGIQYGQMTTVHSYTMDQRLQDGSHKDLRRARAAAVNMVPTTTGAAKAVGLVLPGLAGKLDGMAVRVPTADVSMVDLICELKKPTTPDELNAAFKAAANENMGYTEEPLVSSDFIGDTHGGVVDGLCTRVMNGTQAKVLIWYDNEAGFTHQLLRLIKTVAATM; translated from the coding sequence ATGTCCATCAAGATCGGTTTCAACGGCTGGGGCCGCATCAGCCGCTACTTGGCGCGCCTGATGGCCGCCGACGGCTTCGCCCTGGACCTTTCGGTCGTCAACGCCCGCGCGGGCAACGCCGACCTGGCCCACCTCTTCAAGTACGACTCAGTGCACGGCCGTTTCGCGGGCGAGGCTGGAGCCCATGACGACGGCATCGTCATCAACGGGAAGAAGATCACGGTCACCCGCAACGCGCCCGGCGAGTGGAGTTGGGAGAAGCTGGGCGTGGATCTGGTCATCGAGACCACGGGCACGCTCAAGGACCGCGACGCCAACGCCCGTCACCTGGCCAGCGGCGCGAAGAAGGTCATCATGAGCGCGCCGTGCAAGGGCGCGGACGCGACGATCGTCATGGGCGTGAACGAATCCGTGTACGACCCGGCCAAGCACATCGTGCTCTCGGCCGCTTCCTGCACCACCAACTGCCTGGCTCCGGCCGCCAAGGTGATCGACGACAACTTCGGCATCCAGTACGGCCAGATGACCACGGTGCACTCTTACACCATGGATCAGCGCCTCCAGGACGGCTCACACAAGGACCTGCGCCGCGCCCGCGCCGCAGCCGTGAACATGGTGCCCACGACCACCGGCGCGGCCAAGGCCGTGGGCCTCGTGTTGCCCGGCCTGGCCGGCAAGCTCGACGGCATGGCCGTGCGCGTGCCCACGGCCGACGTCTCCATGGTGGATCTGATCTGCGAACTGAAAAAACCCACCACTCCCGATGAACTGAACGCTGCCTTCAAAGCCGCGGCCAACGAGAACATGGGCTACACCGAGGAGCCGCTGGTCTCCTCCGACTTCATCGGCGACACTCACGGCGGCGTGGTGGACGGCCTGTGCACCAGGGTCATGAACGGAACCCAGGCCAAGGTTCTGATCTGGTATGACAACGAGGCGGGCTTCACCCACCAGCTCCTTCGCCTCATCAAGACGGTCGCCGCCACGATGTAG
- a CDS encoding aminopeptidase has protein sequence MAAKKKTPELESKPRSAWDVYATPKHRKAMDKLADDYMTFLTACKTERETVDYARALAEKNGFSEDAASGRWFRVMRGKTILLARRGKRPLSEGFRLAGAHCDTPRIDLKQHPLFEEVQVGLAKTHYYGGIRKYQWLARPLALHGVVALKDGRVVEVVLGEDPRDPVFTIADLLPHLARKQAEQKLSEAFDAEKLSIVLGHMPAPAEKKDDENGKGRVKKTVLTLLNERFGIVEDDFYSAELQAVPAGPARLVGLDGSLIGGYGHDDRISCFASLRALMDAKTPEHTQIVILWDKEEIGSDGSTGAKSMFFEYCLDELIEAWEPKTKARTALMNAKAISADVHAAVDPEYQELHERLNASLLGYGPTFCKFTGHGGKYMANDAHAEYVGWLRNLLDGAGIPWQMAELGKVDQGGGGTVAKYLAAYGMDIIDFGPPILSMHAPFELASKADLYATTLALTAFLKS, from the coding sequence ATGGCCGCCAAGAAAAAGACCCCCGAACTCGAATCCAAGCCCCGCTCGGCGTGGGACGTGTATGCAACCCCCAAGCACCGCAAGGCCATGGACAAGCTGGCCGACGACTACATGACCTTCCTCACGGCCTGCAAGACCGAGCGCGAGACCGTGGACTACGCCCGCGCCCTGGCCGAAAAGAACGGCTTCTCCGAGGACGCCGCGAGCGGCCGGTGGTTTCGCGTCATGCGCGGCAAGACCATCCTCCTGGCCCGCCGGGGCAAGCGGCCCCTGTCCGAGGGCTTCCGCCTCGCGGGCGCGCACTGCGACACCCCGCGCATCGACCTCAAGCAGCACCCGCTCTTCGAGGAGGTGCAGGTGGGGCTGGCCAAGACCCACTACTACGGCGGTATCCGCAAGTACCAGTGGCTGGCGCGGCCGCTGGCCCTGCACGGTGTGGTGGCCCTGAAGGACGGCCGGGTGGTGGAGGTGGTGCTGGGCGAGGACCCGCGCGATCCCGTCTTCACCATCGCAGACCTCCTGCCGCATCTGGCCCGCAAGCAGGCCGAGCAGAAGCTCTCCGAGGCCTTCGACGCCGAAAAGCTGTCCATCGTGCTCGGCCACATGCCCGCCCCGGCCGAGAAGAAGGACGACGAGAACGGCAAGGGCCGCGTCAAGAAGACCGTGCTCACGCTTCTCAACGAGCGCTTCGGCATCGTGGAGGACGACTTCTACAGCGCCGAGTTGCAGGCCGTGCCCGCCGGGCCCGCGCGGCTCGTGGGGCTGGACGGATCGCTCATCGGCGGCTACGGCCACGACGACCGCATAAGCTGCTTCGCCTCCCTGCGCGCCCTGATGGACGCCAAAACCCCCGAGCACACGCAGATCGTCATTCTCTGGGACAAGGAGGAGATCGGCTCGGACGGCTCCACCGGCGCCAAGTCCATGTTCTTCGAATACTGCCTCGACGAGCTCATCGAGGCCTGGGAGCCCAAGACCAAGGCCCGCACCGCGCTCATGAACGCCAAGGCCATCTCGGCCGACGTGCACGCGGCCGTGGACCCGGAGTACCAGGAGCTGCACGAGCGGCTGAACGCCTCGCTGCTGGGCTACGGCCCCACCTTCTGCAAGTTCACGGGTCACGGCGGCAAGTACATGGCCAACGACGCCCACGCCGAATACGTGGGCTGGCTGCGCAACCTTCTGGACGGCGCGGGTATCCCCTGGCAGATGGCCGAACTGGGCAAGGTGGACCAGGGCGGCGGCGGCACCGTGGCCAAGTATCTGGCTGCCTACGGCATGGACATCATCGACTTCGGCCCGCCCATCCTGTCCATGCACGCGCCCTTCGAACTGGCCTCCAAGGCCGATTTGTACGCGACCACCCTGGCCCTGACCGCGTTTTTGAAGTCGTAG
- the rnhA gene encoding ribonuclease HI, whose translation MKHVTVFTDGSCLGNPGPGGSCAVLRFGESEKILSKGYRLTTNNRMELRAVIDALEALTEACRVDLTTDSQYVRNAITKGWLKGWQKNGWRTADKKPVKNQDLWRQLIPLLARHQVTFHWTRGHAGHADNELCDSLARQAASGGNGSMRDDEGFSAGA comes from the coding sequence ATGAAACACGTCACCGTCTTCACGGACGGCTCCTGCCTGGGCAACCCCGGCCCGGGCGGATCCTGCGCCGTACTGCGCTTCGGCGAGAGCGAAAAGATCCTCTCCAAGGGCTACCGCCTGACCACGAACAATCGCATGGAACTGCGCGCGGTCATCGACGCGCTCGAAGCCCTCACCGAGGCGTGCCGCGTGGATCTGACCACGGACTCGCAGTACGTGCGCAACGCCATCACCAAGGGCTGGCTCAAGGGCTGGCAGAAGAACGGCTGGCGCACGGCCGACAAGAAGCCGGTCAAGAACCAGGACCTGTGGCGTCAACTCATCCCGCTGCTCGCCCGGCACCAGGTGACCTTCCACTGGACGCGCGGCCATGCGGGCCACGCGGACAACGAATTGTGCGACAGCCTCGCGCGTCAGGCCGCCTCCGGGGGCAACGGCTCCATGCGCGATGACGAGGGATTTTCCGCCGGGGCGTGA